From Zavarzinella sp., one genomic window encodes:
- a CDS encoding c-type cytochrome produces MKRLLLIILLLNCNYGLSQEEITPEMLQPGVIATYTGGKSKTTVHQVHSHIRLLLEENETPHPRMNDTTGTYTWNGYVNVVRTGDYLFEAALLGAVEVKVDNQVVLKANNRSAENPIVSGKPVRLEPGILPIQVTFQRDLSVARLELMWTPPRMPRENIPHQFLGHTLKQSIESVQNDLHVDQGRLLFEELSCVKCHQSTNEIQNLTTRSGPNLSKVGSRVQPDWMVAWITNPEKLRPNTTMPNCFEDTELGKMEAYAVSSFLMANTGNYSNAPSGKNPKDDAAARNRGQQLFMKIGCATCHQSNNFPEKTTGHESLYSVPKRFYELGNLWSKTNAKELAGFLLKPSALHPDTRMPELSLTPQEANDIARFLTDSSSKKPGLPAFKAPDTPPKDLLDKLTKENQLQVDPAIPAKDQWVSIGKSLYTSRGCVNCHQIDQQKTLPLLRTSSLQDLVGKTTNGCLSTEASHAGPNYRLSPQDRARLTSFVSTAKVVTAPISAFHDAAISLKRFNCTNCHERDGNGGLTLELADQMKMLEKAENVDDIKPPLLTGVGHKMLTPWLKEVLVNGGKSRPWMSLRMPQFGEKNVGRLVKGLAHIEGIAEESRTKEVKLTAEKIEVGRLMLGKLGLGCISCHDIAGIPNTGTRGPDLANTVQRVRYEWYRQWLEVPQRMAPGTRMPQVFIDGVSTFTKAYEGKPELQAEAMWAYMSLGKSMKLPEGLETPKGLVLKVGSRPTVLRTFLPEAGNRGIAVGYPGGMNIAFDANRCRLAYAWSGSFVDANPVWNNRGGRPANIMGPKIWQAPSATPWSGNNSLIPPEFEKRANDPAFGADMPALQLFTGEKKVQFDGYELDENGYPTFSYQVLDGESPLSVQETPRPAKSFANGIIRTFKLTTKGGWFEAAESSELPQVVLKDGSVESITMTGDETNIPLTNGLIVKSGEGNILLKIQGDKLPEQWRIVKKSATNYRILLYFPATEQTTYNFRLGNWNLPKVNKELIEGLQP; encoded by the coding sequence ATGAAGAGATTATTGCTGATTATTCTTTTGCTGAACTGCAACTACGGTTTATCGCAGGAGGAGATTACACCAGAAATGCTTCAACCTGGTGTTATCGCCACATATACCGGTGGAAAATCGAAAACGACTGTTCATCAGGTGCATTCTCACATCCGACTCCTGTTGGAAGAAAACGAAACGCCCCATCCACGAATGAACGATACCACAGGCACCTACACTTGGAATGGATACGTGAATGTGGTGCGTACTGGCGATTACCTTTTTGAAGCGGCGCTTCTTGGCGCTGTTGAAGTAAAGGTGGATAACCAGGTTGTTTTGAAAGCAAACAATCGAAGTGCAGAGAATCCGATTGTTAGTGGCAAACCGGTTCGCCTGGAACCTGGCATTCTGCCGATTCAGGTGACCTTTCAACGCGATCTTTCAGTAGCACGTCTGGAATTGATGTGGACTCCCCCAAGAATGCCTCGAGAAAATATCCCACATCAGTTTCTTGGTCACACACTTAAACAATCGATTGAATCAGTTCAGAATGATCTTCATGTTGATCAGGGACGTCTGCTTTTTGAAGAGTTATCGTGCGTAAAATGCCATCAATCGACAAATGAAATTCAGAATCTGACCACCCGCAGTGGGCCAAACCTCAGCAAGGTCGGGAGTCGAGTTCAGCCTGATTGGATGGTAGCCTGGATCACAAATCCGGAGAAACTTCGTCCAAATACGACAATGCCGAACTGTTTTGAAGATACAGAACTCGGAAAAATGGAAGCGTACGCAGTTTCAAGTTTTCTAATGGCAAACACTGGCAACTATTCTAATGCCCCGAGTGGTAAAAATCCGAAAGATGATGCCGCGGCAAGAAACCGTGGACAACAACTGTTCATGAAAATTGGTTGCGCAACCTGCCACCAGTCGAATAATTTTCCAGAAAAAACAACTGGGCATGAATCGCTTTATTCCGTGCCGAAAAGGTTTTATGAGTTAGGGAACCTGTGGAGTAAAACGAATGCAAAGGAACTGGCTGGATTTCTGTTAAAGCCCTCTGCTTTACACCCAGATACTCGAATGCCAGAGCTGTCGTTAACCCCACAGGAAGCAAACGATATTGCACGGTTTTTGACAGATAGTTCCAGCAAAAAGCCTGGTTTACCAGCGTTCAAAGCACCAGATACCCCGCCGAAAGACTTACTGGATAAACTCACGAAAGAAAATCAGTTGCAAGTTGATCCTGCAATCCCAGCGAAAGATCAGTGGGTCTCGATCGGTAAGTCGCTCTACACCAGTCGAGGGTGCGTCAATTGCCACCAGATCGATCAACAGAAAACTCTCCCGTTACTTCGAACCAGTTCCCTTCAGGATCTGGTTGGTAAAACTACAAATGGCTGTCTGAGTACTGAAGCCAGTCATGCTGGACCGAATTATCGATTATCCCCACAGGATCGTGCCCGCCTGACCAGTTTTGTGAGCACGGCAAAAGTGGTAACAGCACCAATTTCTGCTTTCCATGATGCAGCGATTTCACTGAAGCGATTTAACTGCACTAATTGCCACGAACGAGATGGCAATGGTGGGCTAACACTCGAATTAGCCGACCAGATGAAAATGCTGGAAAAGGCAGAAAACGTCGATGATATCAAGCCGCCCCTGCTTACCGGAGTGGGGCATAAAATGCTCACCCCCTGGTTGAAAGAGGTACTGGTGAATGGTGGTAAGTCCCGACCATGGATGAGTTTGCGAATGCCACAATTTGGTGAAAAAAATGTCGGACGGTTAGTGAAAGGACTCGCGCATATCGAAGGCATCGCAGAGGAAAGCCGCACCAAAGAAGTTAAACTGACTGCCGAAAAGATTGAAGTGGGTCGATTGATGCTGGGTAAGCTGGGGCTGGGGTGCATCAGTTGCCACGATATTGCAGGTATTCCAAACACTGGAACACGTGGACCAGACCTTGCAAATACAGTACAGCGTGTTCGATATGAATGGTACCGGCAATGGCTGGAAGTGCCACAGCGGATGGCACCTGGAACACGTATGCCACAAGTATTCATCGATGGCGTTTCCACGTTTACCAAAGCTTATGAAGGAAAGCCAGAACTGCAGGCAGAAGCAATGTGGGCATACATGTCCCTGGGTAAGAGCATGAAATTACCAGAGGGTCTGGAAACGCCAAAAGGCTTGGTGCTGAAGGTAGGATCCCGCCCCACAGTTCTTCGAACATTTCTGCCAGAGGCGGGCAATCGTGGCATCGCAGTTGGCTATCCCGGTGGGATGAACATTGCGTTCGATGCAAATCGTTGTCGGCTCGCTTACGCCTGGTCAGGAAGTTTTGTGGATGCAAACCCTGTGTGGAATAATCGTGGGGGACGTCCTGCCAATATTATGGGGCCGAAAATCTGGCAGGCACCATCGGCAACCCCGTGGTCAGGCAACAACAGTCTGATACCACCCGAGTTTGAAAAAAGGGCTAATGATCCTGCATTTGGTGCTGATATGCCAGCATTGCAACTATTTACTGGCGAAAAGAAAGTTCAGTTCGATGGTTATGAACTTGATGAGAATGGCTATCCTACTTTCTCATACCAGGTACTCGATGGTGAATCACCGCTGAGTGTGCAGGAAACTCCCCGCCCAGCGAAGTCATTCGCGAATGGAATTATTCGCACCTTCAAATTAACTACGAAAGGTGGCTGGTTTGAAGCAGCGGAAAGTTCCGAATTGCCACAGGTGGTGCTGAAGGATGGTAGTGTGGAAAGCATTACGATGACTGGTGACGAAACGAATATCCCACTGACAAACGGACTGATTGTGAAATCAGGTGAAGGGAATATTTTACTGAAAATACAGGGTGATAAGCTTCCGGAACAATGGCGTATTGTGAAAAAATCGGCAACTAACTACCGAATCCTGCTTTATTTTCCTGCCACCGAGCAAACAACTTACAACTTCCGCCTTGGAAATTGGAATTTGCCGAAGGTAAATAAAGAATTAATTGAAGGGTTACAGCCATGA
- a CDS encoding DUF1552 domain-containing protein, with the protein MNNQSFNRRTFLRGTGLALALPWFETFAKAAPTNDETPKRFVSIYHPDGVGLPLKSDPAWKDWSWFPRGGEKDFELTKVLDVLQPLRSDITIYSGLSHPAARQVHGHSNADQYLTGAAIGGSGPYQNSISVDQVFAEYAGNFTRHSSLVMSTNGGIGGPRGAQTQSFNREGRPIPAMNKPKEIFDMLFVTSNKDAAAKLARSKSALDLLIEHTRSLSRELSSKDQETLKQYLDAVRDTELKLSKAQKWIDTPVPKVDTRNLHLDAEPKEARLYFQTMYELIYLAFLSDSTRVATFQLGRENGEGPHDLLSRAVGLGGAHGLTHEVKKPNGWKNLGTYNRYQAEEFGRFVQRLKDTLEPTGKGTMLDNTFAMHGSASSSFHLSRNYPIISAGGKNLGFTNGRYLKFGKGNEDNQAGAGIVTDAGWQGKVAVEELPLAKLFVTILQRLGIETDSFAGFHGTLTRV; encoded by the coding sequence ATGAATAATCAGTCGTTCAACAGGCGTACGTTTCTGCGTGGAACAGGTCTGGCTCTTGCTTTGCCATGGTTTGAAACATTTGCCAAAGCCGCCCCCACAAACGATGAAACACCAAAACGGTTTGTCAGTATTTACCACCCTGATGGCGTGGGATTACCACTCAAATCGGATCCTGCGTGGAAAGATTGGAGCTGGTTCCCACGAGGTGGCGAAAAAGATTTTGAATTGACCAAAGTGCTCGATGTCCTCCAACCACTACGAAGCGACATTACGATCTATTCTGGTTTATCGCACCCCGCGGCTCGGCAGGTGCATGGCCACTCCAACGCCGATCAGTACCTGACAGGTGCGGCAATTGGTGGTTCCGGCCCTTATCAAAATTCGATTTCTGTGGATCAGGTTTTTGCGGAGTATGCGGGTAACTTCACACGACATTCATCGCTGGTCATGTCGACAAATGGGGGAATTGGCGGTCCACGTGGGGCCCAAACTCAGTCCTTTAACCGTGAAGGAAGGCCAATCCCGGCAATGAATAAACCGAAAGAAATTTTCGACATGTTGTTCGTTACCAGCAACAAAGATGCTGCAGCAAAGCTGGCGAGAAGTAAAAGTGCATTGGATCTCCTTATTGAACACACGCGATCACTGTCTCGAGAGCTTTCCAGCAAAGATCAAGAAACGCTGAAACAGTATCTTGATGCGGTTCGCGATACTGAATTGAAACTCAGCAAAGCCCAGAAATGGATTGACACTCCTGTTCCCAAAGTTGATACACGCAATTTGCACCTCGATGCAGAACCTAAAGAAGCACGATTGTATTTTCAGACGATGTACGAACTGATTTATCTGGCCTTTCTCAGCGATTCCACTCGAGTAGCAACATTCCAGTTGGGGCGGGAAAATGGCGAAGGTCCCCACGATCTACTTTCGCGTGCGGTTGGTCTTGGCGGAGCCCATGGTTTGACGCACGAAGTCAAAAAGCCGAATGGCTGGAAGAACCTTGGCACCTATAATCGGTACCAAGCCGAAGAATTTGGTCGGTTTGTCCAGCGATTGAAAGATACCCTGGAACCCACTGGTAAAGGCACAATGCTCGACAACACCTTTGCAATGCATGGTTCAGCATCCAGTAGTTTCCACCTGTCCCGAAATTACCCCATCATTTCAGCAGGCGGGAAAAATCTCGGGTTCACCAATGGCCGCTATCTGAAGTTTGGCAAAGGAAATGAAGACAATCAGGCTGGTGCGGGTATTGTCACTGATGCTGGCTGGCAAGGTAAAGTAGCCGTGGAAGAACTACCACTAGCGAAGCTATTCGTCACCATTCTGCAAAGACTCGGTATTGAAACCGATTCATTTGCTGGATTCCACGGCACTTTAACCAGGGTATAA
- a CDS encoding glycine cleavage T C-terminal barrel domain-containing protein gives MHSQNDSEVESKRDVLVGNRTIPWMVSGLEQEYWQLHQSSGFIDCSHAQWVKLSGRDAAAFLHNLSTNDIMGLSDQHWCTTFFCDHRAKTLFFCEVYKKISKEGSIFELKIDAPYAPELFAHLDKHLISEVVTIEMLNPPRAVFLICGATAGAWIEENLGVPAEQLPQRQIIESKIADIPVSLCTDSRLGFPGIAIHVSEEFAGQLIQLFRDNFLPQIGLKCYDTCRLEAGMPKLGKDFDNNRFVMEIGRALESVSYSKGCYLGQEPIVMSRDRTGFVNRSWVLMKAISSIEIQPQSEVISEELAPIGIVTSTAWSPGLDGWIVGAYLRRGFQNAGTNVKIRSGDSEIEASVLGTVAGNKRITM, from the coding sequence GTGCATTCCCAAAATGATTCAGAAGTAGAATCGAAACGCGATGTATTGGTTGGGAATCGAACAATCCCCTGGATGGTGAGTGGGTTAGAGCAGGAATACTGGCAATTACACCAATCGTCTGGTTTTATTGACTGTTCACACGCACAATGGGTGAAACTTTCTGGCAGGGACGCTGCTGCCTTTTTACATAATCTCAGCACCAATGACATCATGGGTTTATCGGATCAACATTGGTGCACCACGTTTTTTTGCGATCATCGTGCCAAAACATTATTTTTCTGTGAAGTTTATAAGAAAATTTCTAAAGAAGGTTCGATATTTGAACTGAAGATTGATGCTCCTTACGCACCAGAACTGTTTGCACATCTGGACAAGCACCTGATTTCGGAAGTCGTCACTATCGAAATGTTGAATCCACCTCGAGCTGTTTTTCTCATTTGTGGTGCCACCGCGGGGGCATGGATTGAAGAAAATCTCGGAGTTCCGGCAGAACAATTGCCTCAGCGCCAGATAATTGAATCCAAAATCGCCGACATTCCGGTATCTCTATGCACTGATTCCCGGCTGGGCTTTCCAGGTATCGCGATTCATGTCAGCGAAGAGTTTGCAGGCCAGCTGATTCAGTTGTTTCGAGACAACTTTCTTCCGCAAATTGGGTTGAAGTGCTACGATACCTGTCGTCTGGAAGCAGGAATGCCTAAGTTAGGCAAGGATTTTGACAATAACAGATTTGTTATGGAAATTGGGCGAGCCCTCGAAAGCGTCAGTTATTCCAAAGGCTGCTATCTTGGACAAGAGCCGATCGTTATGTCTCGGGACCGCACGGGATTTGTGAACCGCTCCTGGGTATTAATGAAAGCAATCTCATCAATTGAAATCCAACCACAATCGGAAGTGATTTCTGAAGAACTGGCGCCAATCGGAATAGTGACTTCGACTGCCTGGTCACCAGGGCTCGATGGATGGATTGTCGGTGCTTACCTGCGCAGAGGATTCCAGAATGCTGGAACCAATGTAAAAATAAGGTCAGGAGATTCGGAAATTGAAGCGAGCGTTCTGGGCACTGTGGCAGGGAATAAACGAATAACAATGTGA
- a CDS encoding substrate-binding domain-containing protein, whose translation MKLRQLLSTFCVALLGLSSVSCSKNSDSAKIKVAIITNNPEDFWNICEEGAKTAAAKEGVELIFRRPERADVGIQRDMVNDLVNQGVSGIAVSVINPVEQAESLRLVADKVNLLTMDNDAPKSNRKCYVGTDNYEAGKAVGRLVTEIMPEGGTVAIFVGEIAQANAQERFQGTLDGITGKKGTKPTELGKYKLYKNEAITDGSKPAEALNNANNALAILAETEKNICMVGLWAYNAPKCLEAAKSKGLQGKIKIVSFDEYEPTLEGINEGLIYATVVQDPYYFGYRSVEILAALARGDESKLANGPVAHRIVMKTASKDPVTGEQRLSVKEFQDDFAKKLGKTK comes from the coding sequence ATGAAACTGCGTCAATTGTTGAGCACTTTTTGTGTTGCACTGCTTGGGCTGAGTTCTGTTTCTTGCAGCAAGAATTCAGATTCTGCCAAAATAAAAGTCGCGATTATCACCAACAATCCAGAAGATTTCTGGAACATTTGTGAAGAAGGCGCCAAAACAGCCGCAGCCAAAGAAGGCGTTGAACTGATTTTCCGCCGGCCAGAAAGAGCTGATGTTGGAATACAGCGTGATATGGTGAACGATCTTGTTAATCAGGGAGTTTCCGGCATCGCGGTGAGCGTGATTAATCCTGTGGAGCAAGCTGAAAGTTTGCGACTCGTGGCAGATAAAGTGAATTTACTTACCATGGATAACGATGCCCCCAAAAGCAATCGAAAATGTTATGTGGGAACCGATAATTATGAAGCTGGTAAAGCTGTTGGGCGTCTGGTGACTGAAATTATGCCCGAAGGAGGCACAGTTGCCATTTTCGTGGGAGAAATTGCCCAGGCAAATGCTCAAGAGCGATTTCAAGGAACTTTAGACGGGATTACTGGCAAGAAAGGAACAAAACCCACAGAGCTGGGCAAATACAAACTTTACAAGAACGAAGCAATTACTGATGGGTCCAAACCTGCAGAAGCCCTGAATAACGCCAATAATGCACTGGCTATCCTGGCTGAAACCGAAAAAAATATCTGTATGGTCGGATTGTGGGCGTACAACGCCCCAAAATGCCTCGAAGCCGCCAAATCAAAAGGTTTGCAGGGCAAGATTAAAATTGTCAGCTTTGATGAATACGAACCCACCCTCGAAGGAATTAATGAAGGTCTCATTTATGCCACTGTGGTGCAGGATCCGTATTACTTTGGCTACCGATCAGTTGAAATCCTTGCTGCATTGGCACGCGGGGATGAATCCAAGCTGGCAAATGGACCGGTAGCCCACCGAATTGTGATGAAAACCGCCAGTAAAGACCCTGTTACAGGTGAACAACGTCTCAGTGTAAAGGAATTCCAGGACGATTTTGCCAAAAAGCTTGGGAAAACCAAGTAA
- a CDS encoding DUF1592 domain-containing protein: MKTIQITFLLTFLIASALSITFGQDAPISLESAKVQGRKNSSYLTTANPASKDAGGIPLANIAQYKKSVLPILTKSCLHCHGPEKAKGRLRIDQLNPDLLAGPDVERWREVYNALSKSEMPPEGEPALAHANKSQVVEWLSDELNKASIVRRNSKEHSSFRRLTKYEYDYALQDLLGLPYSLASKLPPEAKTEDGFQNSSELLQISAMQFETYRELALKALKRATESGEKPAPVTYIISMQQEFEKAMQVKNANIETNQDKLRNSQHLWDRATGRGIGLRSTRSLFSPLPVSKPVVGQVPDSPVVLVLPASNELKLDLDRFLPDEGNMRVRIRAGRSSMDPDQYASLRLMLSAHTSNNANFSQVISQHDIPVKAAADQPEDIHFDVPLGDIQRNPFRKLKTSFPRKNEFLHIRNISNATGRDRLNLLIDHIEITAPFFEQWPPKTHTNIFIESPNKNDEKLYGREVLNRFLRRIWRRPATAQEVDKFMGLFAKYRPEFTTFEDAMVEVLATALATPEFLYLTQRAVKQQHSPGMISEFEFASRLAIFLWASIPDDELLTLAEQGKLRMPEILTQQITRMLADPRSKRFSRHFVEQWLGLDGLNSVTHVPATLREDIQEEPIAFFEEVLRHNHSIMDFIHSDYAVVNERLAAHYGMPKVYGPHFRKVPITPSVHRGGILTTAAILSMNSDGKDSHPLKRGVWMLNRILHDPPPPPPADVPEVDLTNPEILKMTLKERIADHRNKAACASCHSKIDPWGIAFENYDALGIFRTQIQNKPVDATSELFNKQTLAGMDGLKRYLLLDRQDQFARAMVHKLTAYSIGRPLTFGDRAEIDEITAQFRKRGDGLHDLLFLIINSKLFNS; the protein is encoded by the coding sequence ATGAAGACGATCCAGATTACTTTTCTGCTGACATTTCTGATCGCTTCCGCGTTATCAATCACCTTTGGACAGGACGCACCGATCAGCCTTGAGTCTGCGAAAGTTCAGGGGCGAAAAAATTCCAGCTATCTTACGACAGCGAATCCAGCATCGAAAGACGCTGGTGGGATCCCACTTGCAAACATTGCACAGTACAAGAAAAGTGTTCTGCCAATCCTGACAAAGAGCTGCCTGCACTGCCATGGACCTGAAAAAGCCAAGGGCAGGCTGAGGATTGATCAACTCAATCCCGACTTGCTTGCTGGTCCAGATGTCGAACGTTGGCGAGAAGTTTATAACGCCCTCAGTAAATCGGAAATGCCACCAGAAGGCGAACCAGCACTTGCTCACGCAAACAAGAGTCAGGTTGTGGAATGGCTAAGCGATGAACTGAACAAGGCGTCCATTGTTAGGCGAAACAGCAAAGAACACTCTTCCTTCCGTCGATTGACGAAGTACGAGTATGATTACGCCCTGCAGGATCTGCTTGGTTTGCCCTACTCTTTGGCAAGCAAGTTACCACCGGAAGCAAAAACAGAAGATGGTTTCCAAAACAGTTCCGAACTGTTACAAATTTCGGCAATGCAATTTGAAACCTATCGCGAACTTGCACTCAAAGCACTGAAACGGGCTACGGAAAGCGGGGAAAAACCAGCACCGGTTACCTACATCATTTCGATGCAACAGGAGTTCGAAAAGGCAATGCAGGTCAAGAATGCCAATATTGAAACAAATCAGGACAAGCTTAGAAACAGTCAACATCTGTGGGATCGGGCAACTGGCAGGGGGATCGGTTTAAGATCGACAAGATCGTTGTTCAGCCCGCTGCCCGTTTCAAAGCCTGTGGTGGGCCAAGTGCCTGACTCTCCAGTAGTTCTGGTACTGCCAGCTTCCAACGAATTAAAACTTGATCTGGATCGTTTTTTGCCAGATGAAGGGAACATGAGAGTTCGAATTCGAGCGGGTCGGTCGTCGATGGATCCCGACCAATACGCGAGCCTTCGTCTGATGTTGAGTGCCCACACCAGCAATAATGCCAACTTCTCCCAGGTCATCAGTCAACATGATATACCTGTGAAAGCAGCAGCTGATCAGCCCGAGGATATTCACTTCGATGTCCCCCTGGGCGACATCCAACGCAACCCGTTTCGGAAGCTGAAGACCTCCTTCCCCAGAAAGAACGAATTTCTGCATATCAGGAATATTTCCAACGCTACTGGCAGAGATCGTCTGAATCTATTGATCGACCATATTGAGATTACTGCACCATTTTTCGAGCAGTGGCCTCCGAAAACCCACACAAACATCTTTATCGAGAGCCCAAATAAGAACGATGAAAAACTCTACGGACGAGAGGTTCTGAATCGTTTCCTGAGACGTATCTGGCGCCGACCGGCTACTGCACAGGAAGTTGATAAATTCATGGGCCTTTTTGCAAAGTACCGTCCTGAATTTACCACTTTTGAAGACGCGATGGTGGAAGTGCTGGCAACTGCACTTGCCACACCAGAATTCCTGTACCTGACGCAACGAGCTGTTAAACAGCAACATTCCCCAGGGATGATCAGCGAGTTTGAGTTTGCAAGCCGCCTGGCAATCTTTTTATGGGCAAGTATACCAGATGATGAACTGTTGACCCTTGCAGAACAAGGGAAGCTGCGAATGCCAGAAATATTGACTCAACAAATAACAAGAATGTTGGCTGATCCACGTTCGAAGCGGTTTTCGCGGCACTTTGTTGAACAGTGGCTGGGACTGGACGGGTTGAATAGTGTTACCCATGTTCCGGCAACACTGCGGGAGGACATCCAGGAAGAGCCGATTGCATTCTTTGAAGAGGTCCTTCGTCACAACCACAGCATCATGGATTTTATTCATTCGGATTATGCTGTTGTCAACGAACGGCTGGCTGCCCACTACGGAATGCCCAAGGTTTATGGCCCGCATTTTCGCAAAGTACCCATAACTCCTTCCGTGCATCGAGGCGGCATATTAACTACCGCAGCAATTCTATCAATGAATTCTGATGGCAAAGATTCGCACCCATTGAAACGTGGTGTCTGGATGCTGAACCGCATTCTGCACGATCCCCCACCGCCGCCACCAGCAGATGTGCCGGAAGTGGATCTGACAAACCCGGAAATTCTGAAAATGACTTTGAAAGAACGTATAGCAGATCATCGAAACAAAGCTGCCTGTGCATCATGCCATTCGAAAATTGATCCGTGGGGAATCGCTTTCGAAAACTACGATGCTTTAGGAATCTTCCGAACGCAAATTCAGAACAAACCTGTGGATGCTACTTCTGAACTATTCAACAAGCAAACCCTTGCTGGGATGGATGGGCTCAAACGATATCTGCTGTTGGATCGCCAGGATCAATTCGCCAGAGCAATGGTGCATAAACTTACTGCTTATAGCATTGGAAGGCCGCTTACATTTGGCGATCGTGCTGAGATTGACGAGATTACCGCCCAATTCCGAAAGCGTGGTGACGGCTTACATGATTTACTCTTCCTGATCATCAACAGTAAACTTTTTAACTCTTAA
- the icd gene encoding NADP-dependent isocitrate dehydrogenase — protein sequence MSAPSYEKVTAPTTGTRINLESGQFPDDPIICLLRGDGIGQDVNGVPGITECAIRVLDAAISKSYGGKRKISWFDVHAGDVARSTYYPEVKDEQVGSLSEEEQRKLYIPDDTLKAFEYYGVGLKGPLTTPIGGGFRSINVFLRMRFDLYSCVRPVRYFKGVDAPNKHASKVDMCIFRENTEDVYCGIEFKSGSEKANKVIALLREMGYPAGQILDSSGIGIKPISPERTKRLVRMAIKYAVDKKLPKVTLVHKGNIMKFTEGAFKDWGYEVAKTEFRDQIVTEDEVWNGASADGKILINDRIADSMFQQIQLRPDEYSVVATPNLNGDYLSDAVAALTGGIGLAAGANIGDKAAMFEATHGTAPKYTGKNMANPGAVLLSGVLLLEYLRWFEAAELVNRAVEKTFAESEEIARSGAGKKLYVTYDIARQFPNYTDKDGASSSEFADRIIHHLG from the coding sequence ATGAGCGCACCAAGCTACGAAAAAGTAACTGCCCCCACCACTGGCACAAGAATTAACCTGGAAAGTGGGCAATTTCCAGATGATCCCATCATTTGCCTTCTTCGTGGGGATGGTATTGGTCAGGACGTCAACGGTGTGCCAGGTATTACAGAATGTGCAATTCGAGTTCTGGACGCCGCAATCAGCAAATCATACGGTGGAAAGCGGAAAATTTCGTGGTTTGATGTGCACGCAGGGGATGTCGCTCGCAGTACATACTATCCCGAGGTCAAAGATGAACAGGTGGGGTCCCTTTCAGAAGAAGAACAACGCAAATTGTATATCCCTGATGACACGTTAAAGGCTTTCGAATATTACGGCGTGGGCCTGAAAGGTCCACTGACTACACCAATTGGTGGTGGTTTCCGAAGCATTAACGTGTTCTTGCGGATGCGATTCGATCTGTATTCCTGTGTTCGACCTGTGCGTTATTTTAAAGGGGTTGATGCACCCAATAAGCATGCCAGCAAAGTCGATATGTGCATCTTCCGGGAAAATACCGAAGACGTATACTGTGGGATCGAATTTAAATCGGGCAGCGAAAAAGCCAACAAGGTAATTGCTCTGTTGCGTGAAATGGGTTACCCCGCTGGTCAGATTCTTGATTCAAGCGGCATTGGCATCAAGCCGATCAGCCCGGAACGAACCAAGCGTCTGGTTCGCATGGCGATTAAATATGCAGTCGACAAAAAGTTGCCAAAAGTGACCCTGGTGCACAAAGGCAACATTATGAAGTTTACCGAAGGTGCCTTCAAAGATTGGGGTTACGAAGTCGCCAAGACTGAGTTCCGAGATCAGATCGTCACTGAAGACGAAGTTTGGAATGGCGCAAGTGCAGATGGGAAAATTCTCATAAATGACCGTATTGCTGACAGTATGTTCCAGCAGATTCAACTTCGGCCTGACGAATATTCCGTTGTCGCTACGCCAAACCTGAACGGTGACTATCTTTCCGACGCAGTTGCCGCACTGACTGGCGGGATTGGACTGGCAGCTGGTGCCAATATTGGCGATAAAGCAGCAATGTTTGAAGCCACCCACGGTACAGCACCGAAGTACACTGGCAAAAACATGGCAAACCCGGGCGCAGTGCTGCTTTCCGGCGTGTTACTATTAGAATATCTCCGTTGGTTTGAAGCTGCAGAACTCGTGAATCGTGCGGTTGAAAAGACTTTTGCAGAAAGTGAAGAAATTGCCCGCAGTGGTGCTGGCAAGAAGTTATATGTGACTTACGATATTGCCCGCCAATTCCCGAATTATACAGACAAAGATGGGGCCAGCAGCAGTGAATTCGCAGATCGCATTATTCACCATCTCGGGTAA
- the msrB gene encoding peptide-methionine (R)-S-oxide reductase MsrB, whose amino-acid sequence MGHTRGTPVRIGKPAAGRLELTEEEWKIRLPPEAFRVARQEGTERAFTGATWDNKKPGVYQCVCCQQPLFSSTTKFDSGTGWPSFWAPIDEESLSLYEDRGLFMVRVEVLCSRCDAHLGHVFDDGPAPTGLRYCMNSAAMHFVEEK is encoded by the coding sequence ATGGGACACACACGTGGTACACCGGTCAGAATTGGCAAACCTGCTGCAGGTCGCCTGGAATTAACTGAAGAAGAATGGAAGATTCGCTTGCCACCTGAAGCCTTCCGGGTTGCACGGCAGGAAGGAACAGAGCGAGCTTTTACTGGTGCCACCTGGGATAACAAAAAGCCTGGGGTCTACCAATGCGTTTGCTGTCAGCAACCGCTGTTTTCATCAACTACGAAGTTCGATTCAGGGACAGGTTGGCCCAGTTTCTGGGCCCCCATTGACGAGGAATCTCTGTCGCTATACGAAGACCGTGGGCTCTTCATGGTGCGTGTCGAAGTGCTATGCAGTAGATGCGATGCCCACCTGGGCCACGTTTTTGACGATGGCCCCGCGCCCACCGGTCTGCGGTATTGCATGAACTCTGCCGCGATGCATTTTGTTGAAGAAAAGTAA